A section of the Acipenser ruthenus chromosome 39, fAciRut3.2 maternal haplotype, whole genome shotgun sequence genome encodes:
- the LOC117966530 gene encoding B-cell CLL/lymphoma 9-like protein isoform X1: protein MHPDSKLTNHGKQVNSSAQSQHQNVSQGPAGSLGSKGAGAGNHGGGGGGKANQISPGNSGLKSQAGGGVGPLKGKRERSVSIDSGEQREALTPSLEPDSKVEGVMRSKRRCVLEKKQPYSGDEWCSGAESEEEEDKPIAAAPGPAKHRGDHSRAGPPQPPPGSNPLSSLCESASSVVPLGMGAGLRAELGTGPKPLVYVFTTNLANSAAEAVMQGRADSIVVFHQQTVPRTKLDKCLPPPSKVPGLPDQLHAATPPGGTPKSQSGTPRPSSSGQLNPAGTPSSVGPPEGATDEPPDALTLPSSSGGNKKSSSTNNHSNNSLPPSGGSATNSSSSKPLPGLVEPPSVPPTPPPPAPAQQGDSDPGNVPAQRGGNTEGLSKQQLEHRERSLQTLRDIERLLLRSGGGGGVVGPGGDPSTNNNNNNGSLGPNCSNNGPNSSPQAPPPPALGGNPNQQQQVKKYEEPLQSIISQTQSLVGGLDEPAMSQGGCGGPPPPHLQHPHPPHSHMHPSHHGLPPHSSPSSLDMCLLMNQQDGLTPEQMAWRKLQEEYYQEKRRKQEQIGLHPHPHPRMMGDGGPEMGMTGMIRGPPPPYHSKAGEPLPPQQQQWLPGMAGGGGNGGRMLEMHLEGGGPRGPRFHPGMQRLGPGPGGGGYPGGGNPGGMMGLDPMGPMNPMQRPPGRPSMGWLEDMPPMGGGGGGGGPPVGFGGYPPMQHLQGDPERMLNPRAREEMFRMMEKRQIQGMQRQAAMNQAMEMERMQQQQQGGGNGPRMMEQAGGPGGGFANSVGDPMDFPGSRAMMGSPMGGVGCGGGHQQPPMRELVEHQMGNLNMNMNVNMNMNLNLQMNQQQQQQMLMTQKMRLAGGPLNELLHQEEMARSRAQNGGGMAGNKMMMPGGGPFPNQGPFPGGPGGYLPQDMGNPQTPQEMFSPDQQGPPMGGTSRLSHMPRSGGGVLGGRRPSDLTINVHPMNSPGMPPHHLKSPTVNQVHSPMLPSPSPAGLKSPQLSSLGGPPNPGPPPSSSMKSSPQVLGPSSLGVRSPTGGSPSRLKSPSVPVPSPGAWAPSPKTALPSPGVPQGGKGGNAMDSGPHPPRSNTCGGINPSMPFTSSPGGAPSQNPLSLIMSQMSKYAMPSSTPLYHDAIKTIATSDDELLPDRPLLPGGNMAGESRGARVVILDRQGCLVMVLESCDSTPGLTGVGGNHQPPPMHSPMGMVLPGQQPPLSHDPSGPMLHSPNPMNMPSMHGGGGNPMLMAGGPQDHMGPRNGSPMLPQNQMGGGVTGGGFPRLQPPPHGPMHSPGMGMGAGLPQAYPPGMTLPPPDEVMVPHPGQMHLLKGLSHQQQQQQQQHRPPSASYLGDADLSDVIRSTPTGIPEFDLSRIIPSEKPSSTLQYFPKSNESLQQQQPHHKQQQPPSSSSSNPHLINLQNMMAEQQLPVQPPPGRPPMGGPRSMGGMGGMQMCHPGHMMGRTAMPPPQQGMMVNNMHPHPGVMSPSQHSLLAQQNLMMMQAKQQRSMSVSGDMYGQQGHLMSPQGALMGPPNLQQGMMVPAQMRQRSISLDGPMGYGPGSMANLPF from the exons ATGCACCCGGACAGTAAACTGACCAATCATGGCAAGCAAGTGAACAGCAGCGCCCAATCACAGCACCAGAATGTAAGCCAGGGGCCCGCCGGCAGCCTGGGGTCGAAGGGCGCGGGGGCGGGGAATCATGGTGGCGGAGGAGGAGGCAAAGCCAATCAGATCTCTCCGGGGAACTCGGGGCTCAAGAGCCAGGCAGGGGGGGGCGTTGGGCCACTGAAGGGGAAGAGGGAGCGCAGCGTCTCCATCGACTCCGGGGAGCAGAGAGAGGCCCTGACCCCCAGCCTCGAACCCGACTCCAAAG TAGAGGGCGTGATGCGCAGTAAGCGCCGCTGCGTTCTGGAGAAGAAGCAGCCCTACAGCGGGGACGAGTGGTGCTCGGGAGCGgagagcgaggaggaggaggacaagCCAATCGCAGCCGCCCCCGGCCCTGCCAAGCACC gaGGGGACCACTCGAGGGCAGGGCCCCCCCAGCCGCCCCCTGGTTCGAACCCGCTCTCCTCGCTCTGTGAATCAGCTTCCTCGGTGGTGCCGCTGGGCATGGGAGCGGGGCTTCGTGCTGAGCTGGGCACCGGCCCCAAACCCCTGGTCTACGTCTTTACCACCAACCTCGCCAACAG TGCTGCCGAAGCGGTGATGCAGGGCCGGGCGGATTCCATCGTGGTGTTTCACCAGCAAACCGTCCCGCGCACCAAACTGGACAAG tgcCTCCCGCCTCCCTCCAAGGTCCCTGGCCTTCCTGATCAGCTCCACGCTGCCACCCCTCCAGGCGGGACCCCCAAATCGCAGAGCGGCACCCCCAGACCTTCCTCGAGCGGGCAGCTGAACCCAGCCGGCACCCCCTCTTCCGTGGGACCCCCAGAAGGAGCGACAGACGAGCCCCCAGATGCCCTGACTCTGCCCTCGTCTTCGGGGGGCAACAAGAAAAGCAGCAGCACTAACAATCACAGCAACAACAGCCTCCCCCCGTCCGGGGGCAGTGCGACCAACAGCAGCTCCTCAAAACCACTTCCAGGATTGGTAGAGCCTCCCAGCGTCCCGCCCACCCCTCCTCCCCCTGCCCCTGCCCAGCAAGGAGATTCGGACCCTGGGAACGTGCCAGCCCAGAGGGGCGGGAACACAGAGGGTCTCTCCAAGCAGCAGCTGGAGCACAGGGAGCGCTCCTTGCAGACCCTGAGAGACATTGAGCGCTTGCTGCTCCGCAGTGGTGGGGGGGGTGGCGTAGTCGGTCCAGGAGGAGATCCCAgtactaataacaacaacaacaacgggAGCTTGGGGCCAAACTGCAGTAATAACGGACCCAACAGCAGCCCCCAAGCCCCCCCTCCTCCTGCCCTGGGAGGGAACCCAAACCAGCAGCAGCAAGTCAAGAAATACGAAGAGCCTCTGCAGTCTATTATCTCCCAGACACAAAGCCTGGTTGGCGGGCTGGATGAGCCCGCCATGTCCCAAGGGGGTTGTGGGGGTCCTCCTCCTCCGCATCTCCAACACCCCCACCCTCCTCACTCCCACATGCACCCCTCCCACCACGGCCTGCCCCCCCACTCCTCCCCGTCCTCCCTGGACATGTGCCTGCTGATGAACCAGCAGGACGGGCTGACACCCGAGCAGATGGCCTGGCGCAAGCTGCAGGAGGAGTACTACCAGGAGAAGCGTAGGAAGCAGGAGCAGATTGGGCTGCACCCCCACCCGCACCCCAGGATGATGGGAGACGGGGGCCCCGAAATGGGCATGACTGGGATGATTAGGGGCCCTCCGCCTCCTTATCACAGCAAAGCCGGGGAGCCGCTGCCaccccagcagcagcagtggcTCCCAGGAATGGCAGGGGGTGGGGGCAACGGAGGCAGAATGCTAGAGATGCACCTTGAGGGAGGGGGTCCAAGGGGGCCTCGCTTCCATCCTGGCATGCAGAGGCTGGGGCCCGGGCCTGGGGGCGGGGGGTACCCTGGAGGGGGCAACCCTGGAGGAATGATGGGCCTGGATCCAATGGGCCCCATGAACCCCATGCAGAGGCCTCCGGGCCGGCCCAGTATGGGCTGGCTGGAGGACATGCCCCCgatgggaggaggaggaggtggtggtggcccCCCAGTTGGTTTTGGGGGGTATCCACCCATGCAGCACCTGCAGGGGGACCCCGAAAGAATGCTGAACCCCAGGGCTAGGGAGGAGATGTTCCGCATGATGGAGAAGAGGCAGATACAAGGAATGCAGAGGCAGGCAGCCATGAACCAGGCGATGGAGATGGAGaggatgcagcagcagcagcaggggggaGGCAACGGGCCAAGGATGATGGAGCAAGCTGGGGGTCCAGGAGGGGGGTTCGCTAACTCAGTGGGGGACCCCATGGATTTTCCAGGGTCCCGGGCCATGATGGGGTCTCCGATGGGGGGTGTGGGGTGCGGAGGGGGTCACCAGCAGCCCCCCATGAGAGAATTGGTTGAGCATCAAATGGGGAACCTGAACATGAACATGAACGTGAATATGAACATGAACCTCAATCTGCAGAtgaaccagcagcagcagcagcagatgctCATGACCCAGAAAATGAGGCTAGCGGGGGGTCCCCTCAACGAGCTTCTGCACCAGGAGGAGATGGCCCGATCCCGAGCACAGAACGGAGGGGGGATGGCCGGGAACAAGATGATGATGCCGGGTGGCGGACCCTTCCCTAATCAAGGACCCTTCCCTGGGGGCCCAGGAGGCTACCTGCCCCAGGACATGGGCAACCCCCAAACCCCGCAAGAAATGTTCAGCCCCGACCAGCAAGGGCCGCCCATGGGGGGCACCTCCAGACTGAGCCACATGCCCCGCAGTGGTGGGGGAGTTCTGGGGGGGCGCAGACCCTCTGACCTCACCATCAACGTTCACCCCATGAACTCCCCCGGCATGCCTCCCCACCACCTGAAATCCCCCACCGTCAACCAGGTGCACTCCCCCATGCTTCCCTCCCCCTCGCCGGCCGGCCTCAAGTCTCCCCAGCTGTCCTCGCTAGGGGGACCCCCCAATCCCGGCCCCCCGCCCTCCTCTTCCATGAAATCGTCCCCGCAGGTGCTCGGACCCTCATCTCTGGGGGTGCGCTCTCCCACAGGGGGGTCCCCCAGTAGGCTCAAGTCTCCCTCGGTGCCCGTCCCCTCCCCTGGTGCTTGGGCCCCCTCCCCAAAGACTGCACTACCCAGCCCGGGGGTGCCTCAGGGGGGTAAGGGCGGGAACGCCATGGACTCAG GCCCCCACCCCCCACGGAGCAACACCTGCGGAGGCATCAATCCCAGCATGCCGTTCACCTCCTCCCCGGGCGGCGCTCCTTCCCAGAACCCCCTGTCCCTCATCATGTCCCAGATGTCGAAGTACGCCATGCCCAGCTCCACACCCCTCTACCACGACGCCATCAAGACCATCGCCACCTCGGACGACGAGCTCCTGCCAGACCGCCCCCTGCTGCCCGGAGGGAACATGGCAGGTGAGAGCAGAGGGGCGCGGGTAGTGATCCTAGACAGGCAGGGCTGTCTAGtcatggtcctggagagctgtgattccactccaggtttaacag GTGTCGGGGGTAACCACCAGCCCCCTCCGATGCACAGCCCCATGGGAATGGTCCTGCCAGGGCAGCAGCCCCCTCTATCCCACGATCCCTCTGGGCCAATGCTACACTCCCCAAACCCTATGAACATGCCCAGCATGCACGGCGGTGGGGGGAACCCCATGCTCATGGCGGGGGGCCCTCAGGATCACATGGGCCCCCGGAACGGCTCCCCCATGCTGCCCCAAAACCAAATGGGTGGGGGTGTAACCGGAGGAGGGTTTCCCAGACTGCAACCCCCTCCCCACGGACCCATGCACTCCCCTGGGATGGGAATGGGAGCGGGGCTGCCTCAAGCCTACCCCCCCGGCATGACTCTGCCCCCTCCGGATGAAGTCATGGTGCCTCATCCAGGACAGATGCACCTCCTGAAGGGCTTGtcccaccagcagcagcagcagcagcagcagcacaggccCCCCTCAGCCTCCTATCTGGGGGACGCAGACCTGAGCGATGTGATCCGCTCCACTCCGACGGGCATCCCCGAGTTCGACCTCTCTCGGATCATCCCGTCGGAGAAGCCCAGCAGCACCCTGCAGTACTTTCCCAAGAGCAACGAGTccctgcagcaacagcagcctcaccacaagcagcagcagcctccatcctcctcctcctccaaccCCCATCTCATCAACCTGCAGAACATGATGGCAGAGCAGCAGCTGCCCGTCCAGCCCCCTCCCGGCCGCCCCCCCATGGGGGGTCCCAGATCCATGGGGGGGATGGGGGGCATGCAGATGTGCCACCCGGGCCATATGATGGGCAGGACAGCCATGCCCCCTCCCCAGCAGGGCATGATGGTGAACAACATGCACCCCCACCCGGGTGTCATGTCTCCCTCCCAGCACAGCCTCCTGGCCCAGCAGAACCTCATGATGATGCAGGCCAAGCAGCAGCGAAGCATGTCCGTCTCGGGAGACATGTACGGCCAGCAGGGGCATTTAATGTCCCCCCAGGGGGCTCTGATGGGCCCGCCGAACCTGCAGCAAGGCATGATGGTCCCAGCGCAGATGAGACAGCGGAGTATATCTCTGGATGGGCCTATGGGATACGGACCGGGCAGTATGGCTAACCTGcccttttaa
- the LOC117966530 gene encoding B-cell CLL/lymphoma 9-like protein isoform X3, producing the protein MHPDSKLTNHGKQVNSSAQSQHQNVSQGPAGSLGSKGAGAGNHGGGGGGKANQISPGNSGLKSQAGGGVGPLKGKRERSVSIDSGEQREALTPSLEPDSKVEGVMRSKRRCVLEKKQPYSGDEWCSGAESEEEEDKPIAAAPGPAKHRGDHSRAGPPQPPPGSNPLSSLCESASSVVPLGMGAGLRAELGTGPKPLVYVFTTNLANSAAEAVMQGRADSIVVFHQQTVPRTKLDKCLPPPSKVPGLPDQLHAATPPGGTPKSQSGTPRPSSSGQLNPAGTPSSVGPPEGATDEPPDALTLPSSSGGNKKSSSTNNHSNNSLPPSGGSATNSSSSKPLPGLVEPPSVPPTPPPPAPAQQGDSDPGNVPAQRGGNTEGLSKQQLEHRERSLQTLRDIERLLLRSGGGGGVVGPGGDPSTNNNNNNGSLGPNCSNNGPNSSPQAPPPPALGGNPNQQQQVKKYEEPLQSIISQTQSLVGGLDEPAMSQGGCGGPPPPHLQHPHPPHSHMHPSHHGLPPHSSPSSLDMCLLMNQQDGLTPEQMAWRKLQEEYYQEKRRKQEQIGLHPHPHPRMMGDGGPEMGMTGMIRGPPPPYHSKAGEPLPPQQQQWLPGMAGGGGNGGRMLEMHLEGGGPRGPRFHPGMQRLGPGPGGGGYPGGGNPGGMMGLDPMGPMNPMQRPPGRPSMGWLEDMPPMGGGGGGGGPPVGFGGYPPMQHLQGDPERMLNPRAREEMFRMMEKRQIQGMQRQAAMNQAMEMERMQQQQQGGGNGPRMMEQAGGPGGGFANSVGDPMDFPGSRAMMGSPMGGVGCGGGHQQPPMRELVEHQMGNLNMNMNVNMNMNLNLQMNQQQQQQMLMTQKMRLAGGPLNELLHQEEMARSRAQNGGGMAGNKMMMPGGGPFPNQGPFPGGPGGYLPQDMGNPQTPQEMFSPDQQGPPMGGTSRLSHMPRSGGGVLGGRRPSDLTINVHPMNSPGMPPHHLKSPTVNQVHSPMLPSPSPAGLKSPQLSSLGGPPNPGPPPSSSMKSSPQVLGPSSLGVRSPTGGSPSRLKSPSVPVPSPGAWAPSPKTALPSPGVPQGGKGGNAMDSGPHPPRSNTCGGINPSMPFTSSPGGAPSQNPLSLIMSQMSKYAMPSSTPLYHDAIKTIATSDDELLPDRPLLPGGNMAGVGGNHQPPPMHSPMGMVLPGQQPPLSHDPSGPMLHSPNPMNMPSMHGGGGNPMLMAGGPQDHMGPRNGSPMLPQNQMGGGVTGGGFPRLQPPPHGPMHSPGMGMGAGLPQAYPPGMTLPPPDEVMVPHPGQMHLLKGLSHQQQQQQQQHRPPSASYLGDADLSDVIRSTPTGIPEFDLSRIIPSEKPSSTLQYFPKSNESLQQQQPHHKQQQPPSSSSSNPHLINLQNMMAEQQLPVQPPPGRPPMGGPRSMGGMGGMQMCHPGHMMGRTAMPPPQQGMMVNNMHPHPGVMSPSQHSLLAQQNLMMMQAKQQRSMSVSGDMYGQQGHLMSPQGALMGPPNLQQGMMVPAQMRQRSISLDGPMGYGPGSMANLPF; encoded by the exons ATGCACCCGGACAGTAAACTGACCAATCATGGCAAGCAAGTGAACAGCAGCGCCCAATCACAGCACCAGAATGTAAGCCAGGGGCCCGCCGGCAGCCTGGGGTCGAAGGGCGCGGGGGCGGGGAATCATGGTGGCGGAGGAGGAGGCAAAGCCAATCAGATCTCTCCGGGGAACTCGGGGCTCAAGAGCCAGGCAGGGGGGGGCGTTGGGCCACTGAAGGGGAAGAGGGAGCGCAGCGTCTCCATCGACTCCGGGGAGCAGAGAGAGGCCCTGACCCCCAGCCTCGAACCCGACTCCAAAG TAGAGGGCGTGATGCGCAGTAAGCGCCGCTGCGTTCTGGAGAAGAAGCAGCCCTACAGCGGGGACGAGTGGTGCTCGGGAGCGgagagcgaggaggaggaggacaagCCAATCGCAGCCGCCCCCGGCCCTGCCAAGCACC gaGGGGACCACTCGAGGGCAGGGCCCCCCCAGCCGCCCCCTGGTTCGAACCCGCTCTCCTCGCTCTGTGAATCAGCTTCCTCGGTGGTGCCGCTGGGCATGGGAGCGGGGCTTCGTGCTGAGCTGGGCACCGGCCCCAAACCCCTGGTCTACGTCTTTACCACCAACCTCGCCAACAG TGCTGCCGAAGCGGTGATGCAGGGCCGGGCGGATTCCATCGTGGTGTTTCACCAGCAAACCGTCCCGCGCACCAAACTGGACAAG tgcCTCCCGCCTCCCTCCAAGGTCCCTGGCCTTCCTGATCAGCTCCACGCTGCCACCCCTCCAGGCGGGACCCCCAAATCGCAGAGCGGCACCCCCAGACCTTCCTCGAGCGGGCAGCTGAACCCAGCCGGCACCCCCTCTTCCGTGGGACCCCCAGAAGGAGCGACAGACGAGCCCCCAGATGCCCTGACTCTGCCCTCGTCTTCGGGGGGCAACAAGAAAAGCAGCAGCACTAACAATCACAGCAACAACAGCCTCCCCCCGTCCGGGGGCAGTGCGACCAACAGCAGCTCCTCAAAACCACTTCCAGGATTGGTAGAGCCTCCCAGCGTCCCGCCCACCCCTCCTCCCCCTGCCCCTGCCCAGCAAGGAGATTCGGACCCTGGGAACGTGCCAGCCCAGAGGGGCGGGAACACAGAGGGTCTCTCCAAGCAGCAGCTGGAGCACAGGGAGCGCTCCTTGCAGACCCTGAGAGACATTGAGCGCTTGCTGCTCCGCAGTGGTGGGGGGGGTGGCGTAGTCGGTCCAGGAGGAGATCCCAgtactaataacaacaacaacaacgggAGCTTGGGGCCAAACTGCAGTAATAACGGACCCAACAGCAGCCCCCAAGCCCCCCCTCCTCCTGCCCTGGGAGGGAACCCAAACCAGCAGCAGCAAGTCAAGAAATACGAAGAGCCTCTGCAGTCTATTATCTCCCAGACACAAAGCCTGGTTGGCGGGCTGGATGAGCCCGCCATGTCCCAAGGGGGTTGTGGGGGTCCTCCTCCTCCGCATCTCCAACACCCCCACCCTCCTCACTCCCACATGCACCCCTCCCACCACGGCCTGCCCCCCCACTCCTCCCCGTCCTCCCTGGACATGTGCCTGCTGATGAACCAGCAGGACGGGCTGACACCCGAGCAGATGGCCTGGCGCAAGCTGCAGGAGGAGTACTACCAGGAGAAGCGTAGGAAGCAGGAGCAGATTGGGCTGCACCCCCACCCGCACCCCAGGATGATGGGAGACGGGGGCCCCGAAATGGGCATGACTGGGATGATTAGGGGCCCTCCGCCTCCTTATCACAGCAAAGCCGGGGAGCCGCTGCCaccccagcagcagcagtggcTCCCAGGAATGGCAGGGGGTGGGGGCAACGGAGGCAGAATGCTAGAGATGCACCTTGAGGGAGGGGGTCCAAGGGGGCCTCGCTTCCATCCTGGCATGCAGAGGCTGGGGCCCGGGCCTGGGGGCGGGGGGTACCCTGGAGGGGGCAACCCTGGAGGAATGATGGGCCTGGATCCAATGGGCCCCATGAACCCCATGCAGAGGCCTCCGGGCCGGCCCAGTATGGGCTGGCTGGAGGACATGCCCCCgatgggaggaggaggaggtggtggtggcccCCCAGTTGGTTTTGGGGGGTATCCACCCATGCAGCACCTGCAGGGGGACCCCGAAAGAATGCTGAACCCCAGGGCTAGGGAGGAGATGTTCCGCATGATGGAGAAGAGGCAGATACAAGGAATGCAGAGGCAGGCAGCCATGAACCAGGCGATGGAGATGGAGaggatgcagcagcagcagcaggggggaGGCAACGGGCCAAGGATGATGGAGCAAGCTGGGGGTCCAGGAGGGGGGTTCGCTAACTCAGTGGGGGACCCCATGGATTTTCCAGGGTCCCGGGCCATGATGGGGTCTCCGATGGGGGGTGTGGGGTGCGGAGGGGGTCACCAGCAGCCCCCCATGAGAGAATTGGTTGAGCATCAAATGGGGAACCTGAACATGAACATGAACGTGAATATGAACATGAACCTCAATCTGCAGAtgaaccagcagcagcagcagcagatgctCATGACCCAGAAAATGAGGCTAGCGGGGGGTCCCCTCAACGAGCTTCTGCACCAGGAGGAGATGGCCCGATCCCGAGCACAGAACGGAGGGGGGATGGCCGGGAACAAGATGATGATGCCGGGTGGCGGACCCTTCCCTAATCAAGGACCCTTCCCTGGGGGCCCAGGAGGCTACCTGCCCCAGGACATGGGCAACCCCCAAACCCCGCAAGAAATGTTCAGCCCCGACCAGCAAGGGCCGCCCATGGGGGGCACCTCCAGACTGAGCCACATGCCCCGCAGTGGTGGGGGAGTTCTGGGGGGGCGCAGACCCTCTGACCTCACCATCAACGTTCACCCCATGAACTCCCCCGGCATGCCTCCCCACCACCTGAAATCCCCCACCGTCAACCAGGTGCACTCCCCCATGCTTCCCTCCCCCTCGCCGGCCGGCCTCAAGTCTCCCCAGCTGTCCTCGCTAGGGGGACCCCCCAATCCCGGCCCCCCGCCCTCCTCTTCCATGAAATCGTCCCCGCAGGTGCTCGGACCCTCATCTCTGGGGGTGCGCTCTCCCACAGGGGGGTCCCCCAGTAGGCTCAAGTCTCCCTCGGTGCCCGTCCCCTCCCCTGGTGCTTGGGCCCCCTCCCCAAAGACTGCACTACCCAGCCCGGGGGTGCCTCAGGGGGGTAAGGGCGGGAACGCCATGGACTCAG GCCCCCACCCCCCACGGAGCAACACCTGCGGAGGCATCAATCCCAGCATGCCGTTCACCTCCTCCCCGGGCGGCGCTCCTTCCCAGAACCCCCTGTCCCTCATCATGTCCCAGATGTCGAAGTACGCCATGCCCAGCTCCACACCCCTCTACCACGACGCCATCAAGACCATCGCCACCTCGGACGACGAGCTCCTGCCAGACCGCCCCCTGCTGCCCGGAGGGAACATGGCAG GTGTCGGGGGTAACCACCAGCCCCCTCCGATGCACAGCCCCATGGGAATGGTCCTGCCAGGGCAGCAGCCCCCTCTATCCCACGATCCCTCTGGGCCAATGCTACACTCCCCAAACCCTATGAACATGCCCAGCATGCACGGCGGTGGGGGGAACCCCATGCTCATGGCGGGGGGCCCTCAGGATCACATGGGCCCCCGGAACGGCTCCCCCATGCTGCCCCAAAACCAAATGGGTGGGGGTGTAACCGGAGGAGGGTTTCCCAGACTGCAACCCCCTCCCCACGGACCCATGCACTCCCCTGGGATGGGAATGGGAGCGGGGCTGCCTCAAGCCTACCCCCCCGGCATGACTCTGCCCCCTCCGGATGAAGTCATGGTGCCTCATCCAGGACAGATGCACCTCCTGAAGGGCTTGtcccaccagcagcagcagcagcagcagcagcacaggccCCCCTCAGCCTCCTATCTGGGGGACGCAGACCTGAGCGATGTGATCCGCTCCACTCCGACGGGCATCCCCGAGTTCGACCTCTCTCGGATCATCCCGTCGGAGAAGCCCAGCAGCACCCTGCAGTACTTTCCCAAGAGCAACGAGTccctgcagcaacagcagcctcaccacaagcagcagcagcctccatcctcctcctcctccaaccCCCATCTCATCAACCTGCAGAACATGATGGCAGAGCAGCAGCTGCCCGTCCAGCCCCCTCCCGGCCGCCCCCCCATGGGGGGTCCCAGATCCATGGGGGGGATGGGGGGCATGCAGATGTGCCACCCGGGCCATATGATGGGCAGGACAGCCATGCCCCCTCCCCAGCAGGGCATGATGGTGAACAACATGCACCCCCACCCGGGTGTCATGTCTCCCTCCCAGCACAGCCTCCTGGCCCAGCAGAACCTCATGATGATGCAGGCCAAGCAGCAGCGAAGCATGTCCGTCTCGGGAGACATGTACGGCCAGCAGGGGCATTTAATGTCCCCCCAGGGGGCTCTGATGGGCCCGCCGAACCTGCAGCAAGGCATGATGGTCCCAGCGCAGATGAGACAGCGGAGTATATCTCTGGATGGGCCTATGGGATACGGACCGGGCAGTATGGCTAACCTGcccttttaa